The sequence CCTCGCCTCGGCAATCCGCGCCGCTTACCTCGATGCCGAGCCGCGAAGGCCTTCGCCCTCCGGTTAGACGTTCAATGGGAGGCTTATCCATGCGCACCGTCATGCGCGCCGCCGCCATCGCGGCGACGCTTTTAATTGGATGTGGCAACGCCGACGCGGCATCCACCGTGGTCACCGACGCGCTTGGCCGAAAGGTCACGATCAGCACGCCGGTCAATCGCGTAATCGTCAACTTCCACTTCGAGGACTTCACCGCGGTCGCCGGAGTCGAAGGCTGGAAGAAGGTCGTCGGCATGTCGCGTTCTTTGTGGTCGGGCTCGAGGGCAGCCATCTTCAACCGCTACAAGGCGGTGATCCAAAATCTTGCCGATATTCCCGAAATCGGGAATTACGAAGACAACGATCTGTCCATCGAAAGGATCATCGCCCTCAAACCAGACGTCTTCCTGGTCGCTGAATTTACCTTCAGCGCGATGAAGGACGATGCCGAGAAGATCGAGGCGGCCGGGATCCCCATAGTGGTCATCGACTACAACGCCCAGCTCCTCGAGCGGCATCTCGCCTCCACTCGGGCGCTCGGCAAGGTTATGGGACAAGAGGCGCGCGCCGAGGAGCTCGCGACTCTCTACGAGAGCCGGTACCGGGACGTCATGGCGCGGGCGGAGAAGGCGAACGCGAAAGGAGGCCTGAAACCCAAGGTCTATTTCGAGGTGGGGCAGCTTGGCGCTGGCACCGTCGGCAACACCTTCAACGGCACTAATTGGGGCAAGATCTTCGACCTGATGGGCGCACAGAACATCGCCGCGGGCAAGCTCCCCGGTCCCTTTGGCAAGCTCAATCCTGAGTTCGTCATCGCCGCCAATCCGGATGAGATCTTCATTGCCGGCTCCTCGTGGCTCAACCGACCGACCGCGGTGAAGACCGGCTACGACGCAACCGAGGAGCTCACGCGCTCGACGCTTGCGCCCTATGCCGCGCGGCCTGGCTGGGCGGACTTGAAGGCGGTGAAATCGGGAAACTTCTACGCCATCGAGATGGGACTCGCCCGCACGATGTTCGACTACGTCGCCATGGAGTTCATCGGCAAGCGGCTCTACCCCGATGAGTTCAGGGACGTCGATCCAACCGCCGATCTCCGCGCCTATCACGAGAAATACTTGCCGGTCGCCTACGCCGGCAACTGGTGGGTTACCCTGAAGCCATAAGAGCGGTGCGACGTTCCGCCGCGGAGGTGCAGGCATGACCGGTGTTTCGGTCGGCCCCGACATCGTTTCGCAGACCTACAGCCGGCTGCTGGCGCGGCGCACCGCCGTACTGGCCGCCGCGCTTGTCGGGCTTATGGCTGGGCTTGTGCTCGACGTCGCGACTGGGCCGGCCTTTCTGCCGCTGGCCGACGTCGTGCGCTCGGTCCTCGGCCAGTCCGATGATCCGAGCATCAATGCCATCGTCTGGTCGATCCGGCTTCCGGTCGCGCTGATCGCGGTTGCCGTCGGGATGGCGTTGGGGCTGACGGGGGCGATCATGCAGACGATCCTCAACAACCCGCTTGCGTCCAGCTACACGCTCGGGATCTCGGCCGGGGCTGGCTTCGGCGCGGCGTTGGTCATCGTGCTGGGCGCGAGCCTGCCGGTGCCGGAAACCTATGCCATTCCGGTCATGGCCTTCCTGTTCGCGGGCGTTGCCTCAGCTGGCGTCTATCTGATCGGCGGCTTAAGGGGAGCGTCGTCCGAGATGCTGGTCCTGGCCGGCGTCGCGCTCCTGTTTCTGTTCCAGGCGCTGCTCTCGCTGCTCCAGTACATCGCTTCGCCCGAGGCGCTTCAACAGATCGTGTTTTGGCTGTTCGGTTCGCTGCAGAAGGCGACTTGGCCCAAGCTCTGGATTGTGACCGCTGTGTTCCTCGCCGCGGCTCCGCTGATCGCCAGGGACGCGTGGCGGCTGACGGCCCTCAAGCTCGGGGACGAGCGGGCACGAGGGCTTGGGGTCGATGTGAGGGCGCTCAGGCTGCGGTCCTTCGCGATCGTGTCGGCGCTGACCGGGGTAGCGGTCGCCTTCGTCGGAACCATCGGCTTCGTCGGCTTGGTCGGGCCGCACATTGCCCGAATCCTGGTGGGCGAGGATCAGCGTAGCTTCCTGCCGGCGTCCGCGCTCTATGGCGCGCTCCTCCTCTCGTTCGCTTCCGTCGCCTCAAAGAACATCATGCCGGGCGCAATCTTCCCGATCGGCATTGTCACCGCGCTCATCGGCGTGCCGTTCTTCGTCTGGCTCATCCTCAGCAACAGAAAGGCTTACTGGTGAGGATCGAGACGAGACGGCTTGGGGTGAGCTATGGCGGCATCCGCGCGCTGGATGGCGTCTCGATCACGGCCGAGCCAGGCCGGTTCACCTGCGTGATCGGTCCCAACGGCTCGGGCAAGTCGACGCTCGTGAAGGCCATCGCCGGGATCGTGCGCTCAACCGGAGAGCTTCTCTTCGATGGCTGCGCCGAGCGTCCCTTGCGCCTCGGCTACATGCCGCAAGAGATTGGCGCGCGGGCGGCGCTCACGGTCCTGGAGACCGCGCTGCTCGGCCGCCTCGGCCGCCTCGGATTGCGGGTCGGCGACGAGGACCTTGCGGCGGTCCGCGCCGTGCTTCGCGAGCTCGACATCGAGAGCTTCGCGCCGCGCTATCTGGGCGAGCTCAGCGGCGGACAAAGGCAGCTCGTCTTCCTGGCGCAGGCGTTGACCTCGGATCCGAGCGTTCTCCTGCTCGACGAGCCGATCAGCGCGCTGGACATCCGCCATCAGCTCGAGGTGCTCGACACTGTCCGCAGGCTCACCCGCGAGCGCGCCCTCACTACGATTGCGGTTCTGCACGATCTCAACGCCACCGCCCGATTCGCCGACGAGGTAATCTTGCTGCGCGACGGCCGCATGCTCGGACAAGCCTCGCCGGTGTCGCTGTTTACACCGGCGGCAGTGGCTCAAGCCTTCGACGTCGAGGCTCTGGTCGGGCTTGACGCCGCCGGATATCCCAGCGTGACGCCGCTGCGCCCGCTTCGCCGGGAGGCAGCGAGTTGAGGTCCGCCGTCCTTTGAAAATGATGTCGAGGGTCGCTGTTACCGCGCTTCTCCTGTCTCCGGACGGGCGCCTAGCGGCTTTTAGACTGGAGGATGAAAAAAGCCAGCGCATTACGATCGTTGTCAAGCCGCTGGAGGGTGGCGATGAGCGCTATTATGACATCAACACTCATGCGAAGGATCCAGACAATCCCGCAATTCAAGAGTGCTTCCAGACGATGGCTCATCAGCCGGCTTTTTCCCCGTCTGGCCAATGGTTGGCGTTCGCGGCGCAACTCGAAGATGCGGATTGCGCGATCGCAATCGTTGACAGTGCGAGCGGCGAGCGGCGCGATTTCGCTGGAGCTCAAAGCTTCAAGTTCATCGGGCGGAGCGGCGATGAATGGATCGTTTTAATCAGCGATCGGACGGACGATGAGAATACACTCACGATCCGCAGCCTCGCGTCTGATCGTGAAACGGTGCTGCGCGACGTCGGCGCCGTCGCCTGTAGTCCTGACGGCCGCCGCATCGCTTGGTCCAGCGCCGACAGTCTTCATGTGTTCGATGTCGAAACAGACAAATCCGTCGCTCTTGATCAAGGCGACGAGAACTACAGCGCTTTAACATGGTCGCCAACGGGGCGCATGTTGGCTGCGCTGCGTGGGAAGGGCGCGAAGGCGACGCTTCTCATGTTCGGCCTCGACAAATGCGCGCGCGCCATGCGCGCGTTCACACAACAAGACCTCGTCGACTTTCCTGAGCAATTCGAAATCGGCGGGGGAGAACTCGCGTGGCGTGAAAACGAGACAGGTCTGTTCGTCAACATTCGCAAGGTTCTGCAGACGCCGAAAGCAGTGGAGAATCCGGTTCCGAACTTGGCCATATGGCACTGGCGCGACCACAAGACGCCTATGCAAAGGTCGGTGGCTGAGAGGCGGCCCGCCTATCTCTGTTATCTATCCTTGCAGGATGGCCGCTTTTTTAGATTGGCGGACGAAACGCTCGCGGTGGTCTTGCCACATCCTTTCGGAATGCATGCATTGGGCTTCAATACGCGTGACGAGCG comes from Pseudomonadota bacterium and encodes:
- a CDS encoding ABC transporter ATP-binding protein; this translates as MRIETRRLGVSYGGIRALDGVSITAEPGRFTCVIGPNGSGKSTLVKAIAGIVRSTGELLFDGCAERPLRLGYMPQEIGARAALTVLETALLGRLGRLGLRVGDEDLAAVRAVLRELDIESFAPRYLGELSGGQRQLVFLAQALTSDPSVLLLDEPISALDIRHQLEVLDTVRRLTRERALTTIAVLHDLNATARFADEVILLRDGRMLGQASPVSLFTPAAVAQAFDVEALVGLDAAGYPSVTPLRPLRREAAS
- a CDS encoding ABC transporter substrate-binding protein → MRTVMRAAAIAATLLIGCGNADAASTVVTDALGRKVTISTPVNRVIVNFHFEDFTAVAGVEGWKKVVGMSRSLWSGSRAAIFNRYKAVIQNLADIPEIGNYEDNDLSIERIIALKPDVFLVAEFTFSAMKDDAEKIEAAGIPIVVIDYNAQLLERHLASTRALGKVMGQEARAEELATLYESRYRDVMARAEKANAKGGLKPKVYFEVGQLGAGTVGNTFNGTNWGKIFDLMGAQNIAAGKLPGPFGKLNPEFVIAANPDEIFIAGSSWLNRPTAVKTGYDATEELTRSTLAPYAARPGWADLKAVKSGNFYAIEMGLARTMFDYVAMEFIGKRLYPDEFRDVDPTADLRAYHEKYLPVAYAGNWWVTLKP
- a CDS encoding iron ABC transporter permease — translated: MTGVSVGPDIVSQTYSRLLARRTAVLAAALVGLMAGLVLDVATGPAFLPLADVVRSVLGQSDDPSINAIVWSIRLPVALIAVAVGMALGLTGAIMQTILNNPLASSYTLGISAGAGFGAALVIVLGASLPVPETYAIPVMAFLFAGVASAGVYLIGGLRGASSEMLVLAGVALLFLFQALLSLLQYIASPEALQQIVFWLFGSLQKATWPKLWIVTAVFLAAAPLIARDAWRLTALKLGDERARGLGVDVRALRLRSFAIVSALTGVAVAFVGTIGFVGLVGPHIARILVGEDQRSFLPASALYGALLLSFASVASKNIMPGAIFPIGIVTALIGVPFFVWLILSNRKAYW